The Megachile rotundata isolate GNS110a chromosome 8, iyMegRotu1, whole genome shotgun sequence genome has a segment encoding these proteins:
- the LOC100877290 gene encoding ubiquitin-conjugating enzyme E2 T has translation MQRSLRLKRELERLAQHPSEGICCFSKSDDLENLVATIIGPHGSPYSGCIFQLEINISKQYPFEPPRITFQTPIYHPNIDNKGRICMDLLNMPPKGSWKPTIGLKNLLDAVQCLLANPNPDDPLMADIAQEYKFNRQEFEKKAKRFAEKTKKSLS, from the coding sequence ATGCAAAGGTCTTTAAGATTAAAACGTGAACTTGAACGACTTGCTCAGCATCCTTCAGAAGGAATTTGCTGCTTTTCAAAATCTGATgatcttgaaaatttagtgGCAACGATTATTGGACCACATGGAAGCCCATACAGTGGATGTATTTTTCAGTTAGAAATTAACATATCTAAGCAATATCCATTTGAACCTCCACGGATTACTTTCCAGACACCTATTTACCATCCAAATATTGATAACAAAGGTCGTATTTGTATGGATCTATTAAACATGCCACCTAAAGGTAGTTGGAAACCAACTATcggtttgaaaaatttattagatGCTGTACAATGTCTATTAGCAAATCCAAACCCTGATGATCCTCTGATGGCAGATATAGCACaagaatacaaatttaatagacaagaatttgaaaaaaaagcAAAAAGATTTGCAGAGAAAACAAAGAAGAGTCTTTCTTAA